The region GAATCCAGAACGGGGCAAGATCCCAACACCACAGCTCGACCGCATCGCCGCATCAGGAATGGTCTTTTCGGATGCCCATAGCGGATCAAGCGTTTGCACGCCTACTCGCTATGGCCTGTTGACCGGAAGATATGCTTGGCGGACACGTTTGCAGTCAGGGGTTCTGACAGGCGGTCAATCGCTGATCGCAGAAGACCGCTGTACCATCGCCAAACTTCTGACCGATGCTGGCTACGATACGGCGGTAATCGGCAAGTGGCATTTGGGGATGTTGTTTGACGGTGAGCATCAAACGAAAGATGTCGAGGTTGGAGTTAAGGTCACACACGGTCCGATCGATCGAGGTGGCTTTCAAACGTTTCATGGGTTTCATCATGCAAGACAAATCAAGACTTGGATCGATGGTTCGGTTGTCACCGAGAACATCCAGCCAGTCGAGATGTTGCCGCGATTAACCGAAGCCGCTGTAAGCTTCATCGAATCACGAAACGCCGAATCGAAGCCGTTTCTTCTCTATGTGCCATGGAGTTCACCACACAGCCCCGTCGTGCCATCTAAGAAGTGGGCTGGAAAAAGTGGCTTGAACGAGCACGCAGACTTTGTGATGCAATCCGACGATAGCTTTGGACAGGTTATTGACGCACTGGAGCGTACTGGGCTTCGTCAGAATACTTTGATCATCTGCAGCAGCGACAACGGAACGTCTGCCCCAACGTCTAAGATGTCCGAATTGCAAAGTAAGGGCCACTTCTCCAGTGGCGATTTGCGTGGATCAAAGGCTGATATTTGGGACGGAGGACATCGGGTTCCATTCATCGTATCTTGGCCCGAACACGTTCAAGCAGGATCGTCCTGCGATCAGTTGGTTGGTCTTCAAGACGTATTGGCAACGTTAGCCGAAATGATCAACGTTCCAGTTCCGTCTGGATGCGGAGAAGATAGTGTGAGCTTTTACTCGCTCTTGAAAGGTGATCGTTCACCAACGCGAACAAGTTTGGTGCATCACAGCGTCTCGGGATACTTTGCGATTCGGCAAGGCGATTGGAAATTATCCTTGTGTCCCGATTCGGGCGGCTGGACGGGAAAACGACCGAGTAAAAAAACGTGGAGAAGCTATCAGGAACAGGGGCTTCCAATGGTTCAACTCGTTAATATCGCCAAAGATCTTGGCGAACAGCAGAACTTGGCCAACGAATACCCAGAAAAGGTTGTCGCCCTAAAAAATAAGCTCACCCAAATCGTCAACGAACATCCCAACGATACCCAAATCACAATCGAAAAGTCGCCCCGAAAGTAGACGTGCCGGAAACCTTTTAGGTGTCTTGGCCGATCAGTTCGCTGATGTTGAGGATACCTTGGTGGCCTAGCTTTTGGCTTAAGTCATGATTGATTGACCTTACCAGTTTCGGGCCATGGTAGATCAATGCGGTGTAGAGTTGGACGATCGAGGCGCCGAGCCTGACGCGTCGCAACACGTCATCGGCATTCTCGATTCCCCCAGCCGATATTAAATGAAGCCGTGTCTGACGAGTCTTGCGGTAAAGCCACGCCGTTTTCTGGTCCATCCAGTGCTTGATTGGCTGGCCTGAGATTGCCCCTGGGAGACGCTGCAAACGCTGATGTTTGATCTTGAATGTGGAGCCCGATTGTGAGGATAGGTTCAACATCAGGCCGGAAACATTTGCATTTTGGAGAGCGATATCGATTACTTCGTCAATCAAATGGTCATTCCAGTCCGGTGAGACTTTCAGAAAAATGGGAATGTCGAAAGCTTTGAATTGAATGTCCTTCAGCAGTCCTGCCAGTCGAGATGTTGTTTCGAAGAAGCCCCTTCCGTCCGAAGTGTTGGGGCAACTGAGATTTAGCATCAGATAGGACGCGAACGGCGCAAGAAGCTTTGCGGACTGTAGATAGTCGTCGAGAATCTGATCTTCAGTCGCATCATCGGAAGGGCCGTCGTTGGTGTTGACGATGTTGATTCCCAGAGGGACGACTAATGTGCCACGTTCGCTTAACATCTGCAGGCGTTTTGCGACAACGGATGCACCGTCATTAGGAAGACCATAATGAACCTTGATCCCTCGGTCTTTCGTTAGTCTCCATAGTCTCGGGCGTGGGTTTCCAAGCGAGGGCCGTGCCGAAACTGAACCGATCTCAAGATGTCCAAATCCGAGTGATTGAAGCGACGCGATCGCGTGTCCGGATTTGTCGAGACCGGCCGCCAAGCCAATCGGCGATCGCAAACGTAGACCAGCGATCGTGGTGGCAAGGCGACTATCGATCCGCTGAGTTGTTCTTGGTTGAGCCCCAAAACGCGGCAGTGCTTGTGTGACGCGTGCCCCACCGATCACGAGATTGTGCGCCGTCTCGGCATTTAAACGAAATAGTAGTGGACGCAGCAAACGATAGGGAAACACTGCAATGGACCGAATGATGGGGGCAAGCGATGCTACTTCGCATCGTTTAGCAATCGAGCAAGATGTTTTGAAAAGCTCTGTAGCTGCGACTCATTATAGGTGAACTGCCCGGCAAGCTTTGCGGATTCTTTATCCCAGTTGACTTCATTTCCCGGAGGAAGATCCACCAATCCAAAGGCTCTCTCACTGGGGAAGCCGAAGAAATTAAATTCGTTGGCATCGACATGGATGTGCCGCGCTTCGACGGTCTTGAATGGAGTCATACGAAAAGGTGAGTCAATGACTGGGAAACTGGTCTTTCCCTGTTCCACTCCCAGAGGCGCCAAGAGCCATGTGATCATCGCACCTTCGCCCGTCATTGGATCGATGTAGACAAAGTGTCGCGTGATATAGGGGCGATTCTGACCGCGGCGATGCATCATCGAGGGTGCGTCGAAGATGATAATTTCCTCTGATCTTCCAACAACCTGGACTTTTTTGAGCTGCTGTTCGCTAGTCTTGAGCACTTGATTCGGAATCAATCCTAGTGACACACCAAGCTCTGCTGCTTTATCAGAGGAGACAATGATTCTGCCTTGGTCAGTGGCGACACTGTAGCCAGCAGCGACATCGGCCAGTCGAAACTGTTTCTGCTGTGGGGCAGCATTTGTTGTCTGGATTACCGACGCCATCAACGTGAGTGAGCACTTCGTTGCCGCATCGCGAACTGTACTGCTAACGCCTTTTGCATCCCCTGAGGACAGCTTCGGAATCGCTAGTAAAATTAATCGATTGAAGGGCGAATTGGCCTGCGGCGACTCGATATCTACCCCCGGTGGGATCACCGTGATTGCATGAGGAATCGCTTGGGTCGGACTGACCGCAAAGACCGACGATGATACCGCTGTGGCGATGATCATTCCGATGGCCAGCGTCACGCCTATTTTGCGTCTCGCCGGTCGCATTGTGCCGCTTCGGGAGTTATGTTCCATCGGATCACCCATCTCTCAAGTCGATTAGTCCACCACAAAATGTCGGATCGTGTACCCAACGATGATAACGCCGACGCGATCATCAAGACAATTTCACTCTCACGCTACTTTCCCGAAGGTGACGTGCACGCGCTGCGGGATGTGTCGCTAGAAATCCCTCGCCAGTCACATGTGGCGATTGTCGGGAAAAGCGGAAGCGGCAAGTCGACACTCTTGAATTTGATCGGCGGAATGGATCAACCCAGTTCAGGATCGATCCAGTTCAATGGGCAGCCATTGAAATCATTGAATTTGGATCGCTACCGTTGTGATCAGATCGGTTTTGTTTTTCAACGTTACTATTTGCTTCCCAATCTGACAGCGGTTGAGAATGTACAGATCCCGATGTTCGAGACGACGTTGAATGCGTCAGAGAGAATCGAAAAAGCACGGCAGCTTTTGTCGCAGGTCGGTCTGTCAGGAAGGGAGCGGCACCTGCCGAGACAGCTATCGGGTGGTGAGTGCCAGAGGGTTGCGATTGCTCGAGCGATTGCGAATGATCCGAAGCTGATTCTTGCTGATGAACCGACCGGGGCATTGGATAGCGACACCGGCTCGCAAATCTTGACCCTACTGGAATCGCTGCAGCAGTCGAATCAAACCGCATTGGTTGTCGTCACCCACGATGATGTTATCGCGGGACGAGCCGGTTCGCAGATTGAGCTGAAAGATGGCGAGATCGCAGACATCAGGTGACAAGAAGATCTAGCAGCCTGTTGACTTTCGATTGTCGCCCTTCACTCCGTGAAGGTAGCGCTCATTCCAGCAAGTCTTGCGAAGTCGAAAGCGACTTTGTGAGACATCAAATCTGAAAATCAACAGGTCGCTTGGTTCAGCTTGACACTTGATCGACTAGGACGTCCGCACGCGGAATTCCTTGACCTGAGTTCGATGTGCGGTTATTCACCGCTAACGCTGTATTCGAACTGGTCGTCCTTCATGTCAATCGCGACTTTGGTGATCGGTTCACCTGCCGCCAAGCTTGATAGAACGCGAGACGACAACTCGGGTAGCATTGTTCGATTGAGAATGTGATCGATGTTTCGTGCGCCGGTATCGACTTCGGTACAGCGGCTTCGAATCGAATCGACCACCGCATCGGTGTATTCGAATTCGGCACCGTAGCTTTCGGCGACCCGGCGGGCAACTTTTCCAAGCTTCAGCCGAATGATACGACTCATCACATCGTCGCTGAGCGGGTAGTAGGGAATCACGCTAACACGTCCCAAGAACGCTGGCTTGAATGTATTAAGTAGTTCTGGGAAGACCGCTTCGACAAACCCATCCGTATCCGGCATCGTGTCTTCGTCCGCACAGAGACTTTTGATCAAGTCGGTTCCGGCGTTGGTCGTCATGATGATGACCGTGTTTTTGAAGTCGATATCTCGGCCTTCGCCATCCTTCATTTGCCCTTTGTCAAACACCTGATAGAAGATGTCTTGAACACCGGGGTGGGCTTTTTCAACTTCGTCCAGCAAGACAACCGAGTAAGGTTTACGCCGAACAGCCTCGGTCAGGACGCCACCTTCGCCGTATCCCACATATCCGGGAGGCGATCCCATCAACAAAGAAACTTTGTGTTCTTCCTTGAATTCGGACATGTTGATCGTGGTCATGTTTTGCTCTCCGCCATAGAGCAAGTTGGCCAAGGTAATCGCGGTTTCGGTTTTGCCGACACCACTCGTACCGGCAAGCAGAAAGACACCGATCGGGGTTCTTGGGTCACGAAGTCCGGCACGGCTGGTGCGAATGCTTTGGGCGATTCGGTCAAGCGCGTGAGACTGTCCAACGATCGATTCTTCCATCAGCTCTTTCAACTGAAGGACGGTATTGATTTCATTGCTGACCATCCGGCCGACGGGAATGCCGGTCCATGCTGCAACCGTTTCGGCGATCGCACCGGCGTCAACGGACGGGAACAGCAGCGGTTGCTCTCCTTGCAGTTTTTGAAGTTCTTGCTCGGCGGCAACCAATTCGGATTTCCACGCCGCGATCTGCTCTTCGCTGGGTTCTTCAGGCTCGTCTGCGGAGGCTGTTTCAGATGATTCGGTATCCTGCTTAGATTCGTCGGATGTTGGTTCGGCTGCCAAATGTTCCGGCGCATCTTTGTCGAGTTTCTTGCGCAGGTCGATGATGGTTTTCAGCAAACGTTTTTCTTCGGCCCATTGGGCACGTAGTGTTTCTAGTTCTTGCTCGACCTGAGTAATCTCGGCTTCGGCAGCCTGAATCGATTCGCTTTGGTCGGCGCCGGTCTGTTGCTCTCGCTTCAATATTCGGATCGAAACATCCAACTGGTCTCGTCGTCGCTGTGCGTCTTCGATTGCTGGCGGCGTCGATGACTGGCTAAGCCGGATTCGAGCGCAGGCTGTGTCTAACAGGCTGACCGCTTTATCGGGAAGTTGTCGTCCCGAGATATATCGTTTGGAGAGCTTGACCGCTTCGACGACCGCTTCGTTCATGATGCGAACGCGATGGTGTTTTTCGAGGGTGCCGACAAGGCCACGCATCATTTCCACCGCCACCGGCTCATCCGGTTCGTTGACAATCACGACTTGGAAACGACGCGCCAGTGCGGCGTCCTTTTCAAAGTACTTTTTGTATTCGGCCCAGGTTGTCGCCGCGATTGTCCGCAGTTCACCACGCGCCAGGGCTGGTTTAAGCAGGTTTGCCGCGTCCCCTTGTCCTGCCTGACCACCGGCACCAATCAACGTGTGGGCTTCGTCGATGAATAGGATGATCGGAACGGGCGAGCCTTTTACTTCATCGATCACGCCGCGAAGACGATTTTCGAATTCGCCCTTCATTCCGGCACCGGCTTGTAGCAATCCCAAGTCCAGGGTGTGGATGCGGATGTTGCGAATCGCTTCGGGGACATCACCGGCAGCGACTCGCAATGCAAAGCCTTCGACGACGGCTGTTTTTCCGACCCCGGCTTCGCCGGTGAGAATCGGGTTGTTTTGCCGGCGCCGGGTGAGGATGTCGATCAACTGACGGATTTCTGGATCGCGACCGAGCACCGGATCGATGTGTCCCGATTCGGCACGTTCGGTTAAATCGATGGTGAATTGGTCCAGTGCCGGAGTTTTCGTCGGTCCCGTTTTTCCGTCTTTGCCTTTCCCAGCAGCTGCCGATTTTGCAGCGGTTGAGCCGACGCCCATCGGGACATCCGTTTCCTCGCTTTCGGAAAGGATATTGCTGAAATCTTGTGCGAGTGAATCACCGTTGATCGCATCAAATTCATCGGATGCATCTCGGGCTACCGGGCGCAGCGCCGACGATGTCAGCAATGCGATTAGTACATGTCCGCTGCGGACCTTGGCAGAACCGTGATCAACAGATGCGATCAGCCAAGCTTCACGGACAAGGTCAACAACGTTGGGTGACAATGCGGGGGGACGACCGTTTCCGGTTTGAAGCTTGTCAATCGCCTTGTTTAGGTCCGCTTGTAAGGTGCTGATGTCGACACCCGAAACTTTACATGCAATCGTCAGATCAGCCCGGTCGTTCTCCAGCAGCTTAAGCAACCAATGTTCGATCTCGATGTTGTAGTTGGTTCTCGAAAGGCACAAGCCGGCTGCGGATTCCAAAGCACCTCGACAGGTGTCGTTCAGCTTGCCAACTAATTCTTTTAAGTTGATCTGGGCCATTTGTCTTCGAGAGTTCGTGTGTGGTGATGAGTTGTAAACGTGAATTGATACGGTTCAATTGACTAATGAATTGGTGCGCCGTCATGTTGGAATACGGCGGCGTCGCTGTTGCTTGTCGGTTGATGGCTGCAAAGCCAAGTGTTCCAACCCAAGTGTGGTGACGTTTGATTGGGCGACTGCTGGCTGCCTGACCCCTGACCACCTGACAGCTGATGGGGCTTCTGCTTACTAGGCTTCTGCTCACTAGGCAACTGGGGAGCGGACGGTGCGAGTTGGCACGCAGGGATTTCGCTTGCCAAAAGGATGACCTGTAGATCAAAGTCAAATTCCATTCCGACATAGCTGCGGATGAATTGGCAGGTCTGTGCGAGCGTGTTACCGGTCGGCATCAGACGCGTAAAGTCCTCGAGTTTGACTGGCCCGATTTGAATCCGAAATTTTGATCCTGGGTCCCAGGTTCGTCCGCCAAGGATGGTGTCTGTCCCGACGATGCTGTGTCCGCCCAGGGTACCAAGGCGAGAACATTCGTTGGGAGGTAGGACCAGCCATTGTCCGAACAACGAGATGACTTTTGCGGGTAAGTCTAGGTAGTCAGAAACGATCGCACGCAGTGATTCGGCGGTTGGGCGGTCGTTGAAAACGCCGCCGTAGTAAATCAAGGCGTCGTCGGTGACATGAAGTCGATCGCGTGTCTTTTGGGTCCCACGACCGACGATGGCCAGCAACGTCTCACGAATCAAGTCGGCTTCGGGACGTGAATCGTATTGGGCAGTTTCGTATCCAACGGCCAAGGAGTACTTTTCCCAGGACCGGAAAAAGAACGACAACTGGCGGTGCGAAAACATATCAAAGAAGCTTCGCATCGCGTGATCTTTCGCATGAACACGATCGATCACCATCTGGGTGTAATGCGTCGGCAACGCACCTGCAGGTCCTGTCAATCCCCAGAAACTGACTTGCATGTCGATAAGGCCGCCAGATGCAGCGTCGCCGTCGGCGGATGATTGTTCGCCGGAATCATGCGGCGTGACCGACAGGACTTCGGAAGGCGCAAAACGAAGTGCCGGCTGGACTTGGAAACGCACCGGTTCTTCGTTGATGTTGCTGATCGTTCCGATCCGACCACGCCGTTGACGTTGTGGCGTGTCAGTGAGCGATGTGGAACCGGCATCCTCTGGTCGTAATGTCGATGGCTCCGCTGACGTATCACTGCCCTTGGGAAACGCGGACAGCAACAACCGGACGGCTTGATAGAACGTGAACTTATAAGGTTGACGTCGTAATCTTTCTTTGACAGAAACCTTGGTTTTCACAGGAACTCCTGTCTGCCGGAGCGGGCGGGCCATTTCGCGATATCTTGTTCGCGGAGGCTGCTACGAAGGGTTGTTCGTGTGAAGGAATTGATCGAAGCATACAGCGCGAAAAATCTTTCCAGCACGCTGCCTAGCAAGTACGCACCACCGCTGCTTAGTTTTTCTTCGTCAATGGTCAGTTGCAAATCGAGCCCTCGGCACATCGAAAGGCCGCCTGTAGGAGCTTTGCATCGCGCGACGCTCGGTTGGCAGATGACGGATCGGATCGAGTCGATACGTTGCTGTGAATCACCTTTGCCGATGAATTCATACAGCCCTAGGATTTCACGAATCGCACTGGCACCTTCACGTCCGTCGAAAAGCGAAACGTGTCCGAGTGACAAGTGGCTGATCAATCGCCAATAAGTTCCTTTTCCGAGCGGAGGTCGTAGCGGCACACGCGGCTGCGTGATGCACTTCGGCGGCAACAGCGGACCGCCTCGGACCAATGTCATCGATGGCTTGCCACCACCGAATTCCAAACGTTGCGGTAAGTTCCTGCTGGTGCACAACGCACGGATGTCCAACACCGTTCCGTCTTGAACATCTGGATCGAAATCCAAATCGACGAGCGAAAGATACATTTCTGTCGCCGAATCCTGAGCACCACCGCTGAAGTCGCTTCGTCGACGATGGGTATGAAAGAACCCGCGTCGGTCACGCTGCTCGCCGGCATGCCGGATCGAATAGAAAGGATGGAAATCTCGATCCGGGGATTCCGAATCGATCGCTCGAACGCTTTGGATCGAGTGGATTTCGAATGCCCTCGGTTGACGAGCATCCGGAACAACGTGGTACTCGTGATCGGTATGACCAACGCGAATCGGTTCGCATCGATGTTCGAAAAGGTTGACGATCGGCGTGCAACCGATGCGAAGCGTATCAGGTTCGACAAATTGCTCGACCGAGCTGACGTGTCGCTTCAGCAGCACAAAAAGATGGAGCGAATTTCCAAAGCCCTTCAGTCGGTCTTTCGGGATTCCGCAAATATCAAAGAACATGAACTTTTCCGGAGCAGCGAAGTACTCCGTTAGCAGGCGATATCCGCTGAATGTTCGTGGCTCTTCCGGGAAAATACACTCGTCCGATTCAAAGCCGATAACGCGCAGGTTCTCTTTGGAAAGCCGGATCGGATTGGGATCATTGGCTGACTTTGCGATCAGCATTTCGATCGAGTCGTTATGAATCAGCTCGTATAGATCCATTGCGGCATGCGAGATTCCTCGGATGAAGAATCTTAGCTTGTCGAGTTCCATCATCTCGAAGGTGACAGATTCACGAAAGGTTTGCAGTTCAACGTGGACCGACGATTCCGCTTTGGGTAGCAATGGGCTTGGCGGACTTTGGAACGGTTGACCTTTGTAGGATGCCGACGCGACTCGCATCGGAAAAAGCTTTAGCGGGTAAACGGTTCGGAATTGGCAAACACCATCCTCGGTCGAGTCCGTTTCGATTTCCGAATCGGATTCGATGTCATAGCCAGCGACCAAGTCGGCTTGTCGCGGATCGAGGCTGAATTCGACGATCGCGGTCGACGGGACCGGAGCGAGGTAATGCGGGTAGAGCACACCGAGTAGCGCATGCGTGATTTCGGGGAAATCATCGTCAAGCTTTAAACGAGTCCGCGCCGACAGCAACGCGAAGGATTCAATGATTCGCGAGACGTGTGGGTCTTCACTAAGGTCATCGCCAAGTCGCAATCGTGCCGCGATCTTAGGATGCTGCTTTGCGAACTCAGATCCGAATCGGCGCAGAAACTGAAGTTCCTGGTTGTAGTACGGAAGCAAGCGATCGGTCATCGACGGACTCCTTTGACGACAAAGTCACCGCTCGTCGCATCTAGCTCGCTGTCGTAGACAACGGGTTCGGGGGCAGGATCAATTTTTAACATCGCGTCGATTCGGAAACGCAAAGCACGGTCGGTTGGATCGTTTGTATCGGCAAGCTGCACACGAACTTTCGTCAGCCTCGGTTCAAAGACTTCGATCGCCCGTGTGATCATTTTGCGAAGGGTTTCTTGTTGCTCTCGCGATCCCGTACTGATGCCGACACAGTCAGGGATGCCATAAGCAAAGACCGAACGGTCCAATTCCTTTAGATCATCCGGCCAGGATGTTGCTCGACAGCGAGTATTCAAAAGAGCTTGCAAGTCTCGTCCGAC is a window of Stieleria sp. JC731 DNA encoding:
- a CDS encoding sulfatase family protein; its protein translation is MPSTLLCTAKVDAAEHPNVVIMLADDMGFGELQCLNPERGKIPTPQLDRIAASGMVFSDAHSGSSVCTPTRYGLLTGRYAWRTRLQSGVLTGGQSLIAEDRCTIAKLLTDAGYDTAVIGKWHLGMLFDGEHQTKDVEVGVKVTHGPIDRGGFQTFHGFHHARQIKTWIDGSVVTENIQPVEMLPRLTEAAVSFIESRNAESKPFLLYVPWSSPHSPVVPSKKWAGKSGLNEHADFVMQSDDSFGQVIDALERTGLRQNTLIICSSDNGTSAPTSKMSELQSKGHFSSGDLRGSKADIWDGGHRVPFIVSWPEHVQAGSSCDQLVGLQDVLATLAEMINVPVPSGCGEDSVSFYSLLKGDRSPTRTSLVHHSVSGYFAIRQGDWKLSLCPDSGGWTGKRPSKKTWRSYQEQGLPMVQLVNIAKDLGEQQNLANEYPEKVVALKNKLTQIVNEHPNDTQITIEKSPRK
- a CDS encoding quinone-dependent dihydroorotate dehydrogenase, with amino-acid sequence MFPYRLLRPLLFRLNAETAHNLVIGGARVTQALPRFGAQPRTTQRIDSRLATTIAGLRLRSPIGLAAGLDKSGHAIASLQSLGFGHLEIGSVSARPSLGNPRPRLWRLTKDRGIKVHYGLPNDGASVVAKRLQMLSERGTLVVPLGINIVNTNDGPSDDATEDQILDDYLQSAKLLAPFASYLMLNLSCPNTSDGRGFFETTSRLAGLLKDIQFKAFDIPIFLKVSPDWNDHLIDEVIDIALQNANVSGLMLNLSSQSGSTFKIKHQRLQRLPGAISGQPIKHWMDQKTAWLYRKTRQTRLHLISAGGIENADDVLRRVRLGASIVQLYTALIYHGPKLVRSINHDLSQKLGHQGILNISELIGQDT
- a CDS encoding ABC transporter ATP-binding protein, translated to MSDRVPNDDNADAIIKTISLSRYFPEGDVHALRDVSLEIPRQSHVAIVGKSGSGKSTLLNLIGGMDQPSSGSIQFNGQPLKSLNLDRYRCDQIGFVFQRYYLLPNLTAVENVQIPMFETTLNASERIEKARQLLSQVGLSGRERHLPRQLSGGECQRVAIARAIANDPKLILADEPTGALDSDTGSQILTLLESLQQSNQTALVVVTHDDVIAGRAGSQIELKDGEIADIR
- the tssH gene encoding type VI secretion system ATPase TssH, encoding MAQINLKELVGKLNDTCRGALESAAGLCLSRTNYNIEIEHWLLKLLENDRADLTIACKVSGVDISTLQADLNKAIDKLQTGNGRPPALSPNVVDLVREAWLIASVDHGSAKVRSGHVLIALLTSSALRPVARDASDEFDAINGDSLAQDFSNILSESEETDVPMGVGSTAAKSAAAGKGKDGKTGPTKTPALDQFTIDLTERAESGHIDPVLGRDPEIRQLIDILTRRRQNNPILTGEAGVGKTAVVEGFALRVAAGDVPEAIRNIRIHTLDLGLLQAGAGMKGEFENRLRGVIDEVKGSPVPIILFIDEAHTLIGAGGQAGQGDAANLLKPALARGELRTIAATTWAEYKKYFEKDAALARRFQVVIVNEPDEPVAVEMMRGLVGTLEKHHRVRIMNEAVVEAVKLSKRYISGRQLPDKAVSLLDTACARIRLSQSSTPPAIEDAQRRRDQLDVSIRILKREQQTGADQSESIQAAEAEITQVEQELETLRAQWAEEKRLLKTIIDLRKKLDKDAPEHLAAEPTSDESKQDTESSETASADEPEEPSEEQIAAWKSELVAAEQELQKLQGEQPLLFPSVDAGAIAETVAAWTGIPVGRMVSNEINTVLQLKELMEESIVGQSHALDRIAQSIRTSRAGLRDPRTPIGVFLLAGTSGVGKTETAITLANLLYGGEQNMTTINMSEFKEEHKVSLLMGSPPGYVGYGEGGVLTEAVRRKPYSVVLLDEVEKAHPGVQDIFYQVFDKGQMKDGEGRDIDFKNTVIIMTTNAGTDLIKSLCADEDTMPDTDGFVEAVFPELLNTFKPAFLGRVSVIPYYPLSDDVMSRIIRLKLGKVARRVAESYGAEFEYTDAVVDSIRSRCTEVDTGARNIDHILNRTMLPELSSRVLSSLAAGEPITKVAIDMKDDQFEYSVSGE
- the tssG gene encoding type VI secretion system baseplate subunit TssG translates to MARPLRQTGVPVKTKVSVKERLRRQPYKFTFYQAVRLLLSAFPKGSDTSAEPSTLRPEDAGSTSLTDTPQRQRRGRIGTISNINEEPVRFQVQPALRFAPSEVLSVTPHDSGEQSSADGDAASGGLIDMQVSFWGLTGPAGALPTHYTQMVIDRVHAKDHAMRSFFDMFSHRQLSFFFRSWEKYSLAVGYETAQYDSRPEADLIRETLLAIVGRGTQKTRDRLHVTDDALIYYGGVFNDRPTAESLRAIVSDYLDLPAKVISLFGQWLVLPPNECSRLGTLGGHSIVGTDTILGGRTWDPGSKFRIQIGPVKLEDFTRLMPTGNTLAQTCQFIRSYVGMEFDFDLQVILLASEIPACQLAPSAPQLPSEQKPSKQKPHQLSGGQGSGSQQSPNQTSPHLGWNTWLCSHQPTSNSDAAVFQHDGAPIH
- the tssF gene encoding type VI secretion system baseplate subunit TssF; its protein translation is MTDRLLPYYNQELQFLRRFGSEFAKQHPKIAARLRLGDDLSEDPHVSRIIESFALLSARTRLKLDDDFPEITHALLGVLYPHYLAPVPSTAIVEFSLDPRQADLVAGYDIESDSEIETDSTEDGVCQFRTVYPLKLFPMRVASASYKGQPFQSPPSPLLPKAESSVHVELQTFRESVTFEMMELDKLRFFIRGISHAAMDLYELIHNDSIEMLIAKSANDPNPIRLSKENLRVIGFESDECIFPEEPRTFSGYRLLTEYFAAPEKFMFFDICGIPKDRLKGFGNSLHLFVLLKRHVSSVEQFVEPDTLRIGCTPIVNLFEHRCEPIRVGHTDHEYHVVPDARQPRAFEIHSIQSVRAIDSESPDRDFHPFYSIRHAGEQRDRRGFFHTHRRRSDFSGGAQDSATEMYLSLVDLDFDPDVQDGTVLDIRALCTSRNLPQRLEFGGGKPSMTLVRGGPLLPPKCITQPRVPLRPPLGKGTYWRLISHLSLGHVSLFDGREGASAIREILGLYEFIGKGDSQQRIDSIRSVICQPSVARCKAPTGGLSMCRGLDLQLTIDEEKLSSGGAYLLGSVLERFFALYASINSFTRTTLRSSLREQDIAKWPARSGRQEFL
- the tssE gene encoding type VI secretion system baseplate subunit TssE, yielding MSRVPNDRPLIPSVLDRLIDLEPHRKSEVPMNRTQVLSQMKESVGRDLQALLNTRCRATSWPDDLKELDRSVFAYGIPDCVGISTGSREQQETLRKMITRAIEVFEPRLTKVRVQLADTNDPTDRALRFRIDAMLKIDPAPEPVVYDSELDATSGDFVVKGVRR